The Edaphobacter flagellatus sequence GCACACATCTGAAGGCTGATGCAGCGGGCGAGCTTGTGCTCGATCAACTGCACAGTTATGCGCAGGTGTATGTGAACAAGAAGCTGGCTGGCACGATCGATCGCCGGTTGAATCAGAATAGCCTCAAGCTCGAAGCGAAGGCAGGCGCGCAGCTCGACATTCTGGTTGAGAATACGGGCCGTGTGAACTTCGGCAAGACTATTGGTGGCGAGCGCGCAGGCATCACCAAGCAGGCCACGCTCAACGGCGCGCCGTTGCTTGGCTGGGAGATTTATCCGCTGACGATGGCGCACGTCGACAAGCTGCGCTTTGCGAAGAAGGCGTGCGAAGGGCCCTGCTTTTATCGTGGAGGCTTCGATGTTGCTGCGACTGCCGACACTTTCCTTGATACGGGTGCCTTCAATAAAGGTCAGCTATGGCTCAACGGCCGTGCGCTTGGACGCATCTGGAACGTTGGGCCGCAGCGTACGCTCTATACGCCGGGGCCGTTCCTGAACAAAGGACATAACGAGACGGTGGTCTTCGACGCGCAGGGCAAGATGGGTGGCACGCTGCGTGGCCTCGATAAGCCGGTTCTCGATGCACCGGTGAAGTAATACGAATGCAAAAGAGGGAGCGGCTTAGCCGGTCCCTCTTTTTGTTGACCTGAATTTAGTGGCCTGCAGATGGGCTGGCGTTCTTCGGTGGCTTCGGAATGAAGAACAACAGCGGAAGCATGCACGCGCAGAAGATGCACATGTATTGGATGATGTCGAGATAGGCCAGCATCCCGGCCTGGCGATGCATCTGGTTGTAGATCCACGCCTGTGCAGTGTGCGCCGCGTCGCCCAGCATCGGGTTGCCGCCGCCGTGTCCGCCGAAGGCTTCCTTGAGCTGCTTCACCTGATTCACAAAGGCAGGATTGCCCGGTGTGAGGTTACGGATCATGTTGGTCTCATGCGCAGCCGTTCGTCGCGTCAGCATCGTGGCGACAAACGCTGTGCCGCACGATCCGCCGATGTTGCGTGCGAGGTTCGTCAGGCCGGAGACGTCGTTGCTCTCCGACTGCTTCACGCCGATGTACGCGATCATGTTGATCGGAATGAAGAGGAAGGCCAGTCCCGAGGCCTGGAAGATGCGCAGGAAGACCAGGCGTCCGTAGCTGATCTGCAGGTCCATCGTGCTCATCAGCAACAACGCCAGCGTCAGCATGGTGAAGCCGTAACCCATCAGCTTGCGCGGATCGACCTTGCTCGAAAGGAAGCCGACGACCGGCATCATCGCCATCATCATCAGTCCGGCAGGGGAGAGCACCATACCCGCGAGCTGGGCGGTGTAACCCAGCAATGTCTGTACAAACTGCGGGATCAGCACCGTCGTGCCATAGAGCGAGAAGCCGAGCACGAACATCAGGATGAAGCCAATGGCGAAGTTGCGCCGTTTGAACAACGTGAGATTCACGATCGGACGATGCCCGACACGAAGCTGCCGCAGCTCCCACCAGATCATGATGACGAACGCGATGATCATGGCAAAGAAGAAGAACGTGATCAGCGGAGAGGAGAACCAGTCGTCCTCCTGGCCCTTGTCGAGGATGAACTCGAGCGAGCCGAAGGTGAGACCCAGCAGACCGAAGCCGAGAAAGTCGAGCTTGATGCCGCCCTTCTGCGATTCCTTCACCTGATCGGCGACCCACGGTGGATCTTCGACGATGCGCGATGTCAGAAAGAGTGACAGGAGGCAGATCGGCACGTTCAGGAAGAAGATCCAGCGCCAGTCGTAGTTGTCGGTGATCCATCCGCCCAGCGTGGGACCGATCGCGGGAGCGACGACGACGGCGAGTCCATACATCGCAAAGGCCTGTCCGCGTTTTTCCGGCGGGAAGGTGTCGGCAAGGATCGCCTGTTCTGACGGAGCGAGTCCGCCTCCGCCGATGCCCTGCAGGATGCGGAAGAAGACCAGCAGCGGAAGCGACGGAGCGAGTCCGCACAGCGCCGAGCTGATGCCGAACAGCAGGACGCAGATCATGTAGAACTTCTTGCGTCCGATAAATGTCGTCATGTACGCGCCGGCCGGAAGGATCACGGCGTTGGCGACGAGGTATGCGGTCAGGACCCAGGTGGCTTCGTCCTGGCTTGCGCCGAGTCCACCAGCGATGTGCGGCAGAGCCACATTGGCGATCGACGAATCGAGCACCTCCATGAAGGTCGCAAGCGTGACGGTCATTGCGACGATCCACGGATTGATCTTCGGCTTCCACGCAACGTGATGCGTGGCCGTTTCCTGTTTCGGTTCCGGCAGGTCTGTTCCGGGGAGATCTAAAGTTGTCGTCGCCATGAGAAAGGAAGTTTGACTAGAAGTTTCGATTCGCTGGAAATTTCACCGGATTCAATTTCTTCCGGAGTTTCTTCGCGTGATGCACTTAAAAAGGTGCAGGCCGCACATAGATTTACAACATGTACGGCCTGAGGGTTCGGTCGAAGAGCGCATTAATTTAATGCGAGTAGTTCTGTGCGTAGATATCGCGCGGAAGTCCCTGATTGCGTGCCTGCTGTTTGAAGGCTTCGGCCTGCTCACGCGTCATCGGTCCGCCAACTGTAACCAAATAGGGAGCGTGTCCGGTCGGCGAAAAGACTTCTGCGTTCAGCGACGGATGTTGCTTTGCAAGGGTCTCTGCTTTGTGCTGTGCCTGATCTTCATGGTTATAAGTGAAGGCCACAACGCGCCACTGCGTCTTTCCGCCTGCTGCCTGATTGTTGACTGCTGCAGCAATGGGTGAAGCAGGAACTGCCGCTACGCGATTGTTGGCAGAGGTTTTTGCTGAAAGCGGCTTGGTTGCGGAAGGCTTGGTCGCTGCTGGCGCAGTTGCAGTTGCATCGGGTGTGCTCGATGTGGCTGCCGGTTTTATCGCCGGAGTGTTCGTGCTGGTGCCCGGCTCGCTGCGCACCATGCGCCAGCCGATCAGAAGGGCCAGCAGGACCAGCGCAGCGATACCGGCGACGATCATGCGGTTCCGTTTCTGGTCGGCTTCGTCGACTGACTTTACGATACGGTGCCGCACATCGGGTGTTTGTGTGATCGCGGGCTTCTCTGCAGGCAGACTCTCGGCAACTGCTTTGGGTGATGTCGCTGTTGCCGGAGCAGGTGCTGTGGCAGGCGGCTTCGCAACGGGAGTTGAAGAACCTGGTACAGCGGTCTGCTTCTCGAAAAGGTTCTCCTGCACGGCTGTTGATGCCGGAGCGTTCGCCTCCGTGGATGCGACAGGCTCAGCCTTGGCTGCAGGCTCGACCGGCCTTACCGGAGTTTGAGGAGCCGCGGATGGTTTGGCTGGTTGCGCTACAGCTTCCGCCACCTGTATGGGAGAGACTGGCCCGAGTGCGGCGGTCATCTCCGTCAGTCCCCAGCGGCCACTTAATCCGTTGCGAATGATGCCGTCGAATGGGCTGGGCAGCAGTGTTGCAGAGCCTTGCAGGCTGGTGCGTCCGGTAAGAGCCTGCAGCAGAACGACGGAGACGGCATGCACGTCTGCGGCTTTTTGCTCTGCGATGTTCGGGCCGATGCCGTCGGGATCGTCGACAGCGAGCTTCACGCAGTCGCTGCGCAGTTTTACGGTCTCGCCGGCAGCCAGAATATTTGCGGGCTCAACCTGGCCATGCACAAATCCGCGCTCATGCAGGGCCTTCAGCGCAGAGAGCAGGCTGGCTGCAAGTTGCTTGGCTTCGTCTGTGGTGAGCGTGCGGTTCTCCAGCAGCTCAGCCAGTGAAATTTCGGTCGGTTCCATCACGGCGTAGACCAGCGGTGTACCGTCGAGCACGGTCTCGCCGAACTTGCGCATCGTGATCAGGTTTTCCTGCTTGATCTCCGAGATGGTCCGCCAGCGATCGAGAATCTCCGATTCATCGAAGTGGGCCTCGATGACGCGGACAAGCGAGGCGGTTCCTGTTCCATTTGTTGTGACAAAGAAGGCGCTCCGGCCCTCAGGGCGCAGCAGCTTCTTCAGTGGATACACCTCGGCGATCGTTCTTCCTTCGTAATCGCTCCACAGCTTCATAACACACACCAATCCTTGGGAATGGAATCAAGGGAGAATGCCCCAAAGGGCAAGCCGAGCAAAAAGGCGCTAAACGTCGCGGGCCGTACACGCGCGCAAGCGCTATGCAATGCTGCCATTATCGTTCATTGGATGCAGGTTTCTCAACGCGCGGCCACGGCGGGCGGTTCCAGAATTGGTTCGTCTCGTGCGGCCGTGCTAGACTTCGGTCTTCGCCGCAGCTTTCTGTTGCGGTACCGCCTTCACAGGCCAATCTAAAAAGCAAAGGTCCCCGATGCACCCGGATCTGGAAAAGATGATTGTGCTGCAGAGCCTCGATATTGAGGCGCGGCGGCTGAACGATGAGATCGCCGAGCTTCCCAGGCGCGTGCAGAAGCTGGCTGCTGAAGGTGAGGCTGCGAAAAAGCATCTGGCTGCCATTGTCGAAGGCATGGCGAAGGAAGACGCGCTGCGCCGCCGTCAGGAACTGGACATCAAGGACCATCAACAGAAGGCTGCTCGGCTGCAGAAGCAGATGGACGTGGTCACCACGACGGCACAGGCTGCGGCACTTGAGCACGAAATCGCTTTTGCGCAGAACGAGGTCAGTCGGCTTGAGGACGAAGAACTGGCCAGCATGGAGCGCACCGAGACGCTGGAGCTGGAAAAGGCTTCGGCTGAAGAGACCGTCGCGAACCTGACGCGCAGGCACGGCGAGGAGAGCGCGAAGACGGCTGAGGCGCTGGAACGCGATCGTGCGTTGCTGGCCGAGGTGGAGGCGAAGCGCGCGGATTTGCGTCCGCAGATTGGTGAGAATTCGCTTTCGATGTACGACCGCATTGCGAAGAGCCGCGGAACGGCGCTGTCGGAAGGTGTCGACCAGAAGTGCTCGGCTTGCCAGATGCTGGTTCGTCCGCAGCGTTGGAACGATCTGCGCGATCGCTCGAACGATGAGCTGATGCTGACCTGCGAGACCTGCGGGCGCATTCTTTATTGGGACCCCGCACGCGATGCTCCGCAGAAGAAGCCAGCGGAGCGTCAGGAGAGTATTGCGGCCTCCATCGTGCGAGCTTCGCTATGAAACGAATTGCCATCGATATGGACGAGGTGATGGCAGATGCTCTTGGGGAGCATCTGCTGCGTTATAACCGCGATCATGAAGATCAGCTGACGTTGGCCGACCTGCAGGGCAAGAAGCTTTGGGAGGTGGTTTCGGCCGACCGTCATGAGACGCTGTATGGCTATCTGCAGTCGGAGGATTTTTTTGAGAACCTGGCGGTGATGCCGGAGTCGCAACGTGTGATCAAGCGGCTGCAGCAGAACTACGAGGTTTTTATCGCCACGGCAGCGATGGAGGTTCCGGCTTCGTTTGCGCAGAAGTTTCGGTGGCTGGCGAAGTACTTCCCTACGATCTCGCCGGCGAATATTGTGTATTGCGGCGATAAGAGCATCCTGAACGCCGATTTTCTGATCGACGACAATCCGCGTCAGCTGCGCCGCTTTAAGGGCGAAGGCATCCTGTTTACTTCGCCGCATAACATTGACGTAAAGGGGTACAGGCGCGTGAACGACTGGCTGGATGTGGAGAAGCTCTTCCTGGGGTGACCCCCCTCCTATACGACTTTGTAAAGCCCTTGTTTTGTTTGGCTTGTGCGATTTGCACAGGGCAAAATATTCAAAACAGAAGAGTTGAGCCTAAAAATATTGATTTATAACGAGTTAGCCCCGGTCCTTTTGGACCGGGGCTTTTTTGTTTGCTGATTTAAGTTTAGCGAAGTGAAGGAAACTCATCGGCAGATTTTTGTGTGTTTATTTGCTTTGGAATGAGGGAGTTGTGATTTTGGGGGGCTTGACAGGCGTTTTCGCTCCAGTTGGCAGGGCGTTGCGCGCTTCGGGCTTCCCTCCGATATATCTCCTATATCTCCCAACGAGCTCGTCGGGGCCGAGCCTTTGATAGAGCGGTGGCCGCTTCGCGGCGGCTGGATTCTGACACTCATTCGACTGCGCTCAAGGCAGGCTCAAAAAAGCTGTGCTCTTCCGAAGTGCGGTTCGGGGTTTTGCCGTAAATGAACTCTCATGGAAGAAGCTGCACGTAAGCATTCGGCGTGAGAAGGGCGTTTATGAGGACTTATCAAATTGCTATGAGTGAGGTAGAAAGGAACAGTGCTACATCTACTCATATTCGCGACAGGCTTGTTCCTATCTCCTACGCACAACGCATGTAGGGGTGGGGTCACAACTGCGCATTTTCCGCAACTTGGCATCGTCTACGGTCAGATTGATGACGAATCCGGAGCGCCGATTCCAAGAGCTGATGTCGTGTTGAAGGCCTCCTCAGGCAAACGGCAATATAAAGTCGCCGACGAAAACGGATGCTATATGTTCACCGCAGAAGCCGGCGACTATACAGTCCTTGCTCGATATCCGGCCTTCCGAATCGCTTCGGCTAGCTTGCACATCGAACCCGAACAGGCCCAAGTCAAGGACATACGTTTAGATGTAGCCAGTTGCACAAATTGCGTGGAGGTTCAGGGAGCGGCAACGTTCGCCGCATGCATACGGGACGCCGGAGGCTACGTAGCTTCCTCGACTGTCACGCTGACACCACGAAACAAACCGCAGAACAGCACGCCGATCACAGTACACCTCGATGAATGGGGTTGTGGACGCCTACAGCCCCCAGAGGGCGTTTACCAACTGGATGTCGTGACGCCCGGCTTCCTTTCGTTGCGGAAAGTACTCTACCTAAAATCTGGCCCGGAATCGCCTAGGGAGACTCTGATCATCCGGCCACTGAAGCATTAGATCGCACCCATCTGCTCAAATCCCTATATGTCGGCTTGTCGGCAGTAGCGAACAACCAGGTGCGGCCGGTGGTTCTGCGAGCTTCTTCTCTTTTCCTGGGTTCTGTCTTTGTTTAGGGGCAACTGTTTGCCGGTTCGAGATTAACTTCGCAATTTATTGAAAATCTGGTCGAGGTACGGAGTGCGCTCATGAAGCTCTCGGTTTTTTGTGGGGTGAGTGTGGATGGGTTTCTTGCTCGTCCGGACGGTGCGCTGGATTTTCTGGAGGCGGGTGGGCAGGAGCCGCACGGTTTTGAGGAGTTCTTTGCAAGTGTGGATGTGGTGGTGCTTGGGCGGAAGACGTATGAGATCGTCCAGGGATTCGGCAAGTGGTTTTATGGCAGCAAGCAGGTTGTTGTTTTGAGCAGCAGCGGGCCGCTGGATTTCTCTGTCGCCAAGGATGGGGTTATTGAGCAGATGGCGGGGGAGCCGGCGGAGATTGCGGCGCGGCTCAGGGCGCGCGGCTTCAAGCATGCGTATATCGATGGCGGCATCACGATTCAGCGATTTCTGGCCGCGGGGTTGATCGACCGGTTGGTGATTACGCGTGTGCCGGTTTTGATTGGAGCGGGGATTCCGCTGTTTGGTGCGGTGCCTCGCGATATTCCTCTTCGCCATGTGGAGACGCGGAGCTATGAGGGTGGCCTGGTGCAGAGTGAATATGAGATAGATGCTGCGGGGTCTGCGAAGGATTGAGAACGATTCCACGTGGATTGCGGTGACCCCCAGGTCTGGAGTCGAGACCTGGGGTTGAGTCGGCAGTTGCGGCGCTGCGAACGAATGCGGGGGTTCTTCGCTTCGCTCGGAATGACCCTTCGTATATTCATCCACCCTTAGTTCGTGATGGGTTCGACGGTGGCCTGGATTTCGGTGCGGCGCGTGGTGCCGGCGGTGTCAAGCGAGCCGATGGTAAGGGGTTTGCCAGGGGTGAGAGTGGAAATGCCCTCGTAGACGGCCTGGCGGAGGACGGGGTCTTGTGCAGTAGCTGAGGCTTCGACGACGCTGGATTGTTCGACCTTGGCTCTGAGACGGATGTTATTCGGCGATGCGTCATCGAGAGTGGCGTCGAAGCTCATGCCTACGTCGATGTACGCGACTTGCGATTGCGGATTGGTGGAATTTTTGAGATCAATCCCGGTGACGACAGGTACCTTGTTGCCCTGCTTAAGGGTGGTTCGCTGGCCGGGGAAGAGGACCATGCTGTAGTGCTGGTCGCCGATGCGTTTGGTTCCGTCGAAGTCGATGAGGGTGTAGGTGAGGCGATAGGTCTGGTGGCGGCGGTCGAGATCGTTGAGGATTTTTTCGACCTTCTCTATCTGGTCGGCTGTGGTGTCGATGACGATGGCACTTTGAGAGGGAACCAGGGTGATTTTGGCGCGCGGATCGAGAATGTTGCGCAATGCGGTGAGGACTTCATTCTGGTCGGCCTGGGAGCTGCTCTTGAGAAAGAAGGTGCGCAGGATGGTGGGGCCGCTGGGGAGCTGCGATTTGCAGGGCGCTGATTGAGGGGCGAGCCTGGGGGGCTCGGTAGGTGCCTGGGCTGCGGCGGTGAGTGGGAGAGCCGAGGTGAGCGCGAAGGCGATGGCGAGTCTGCTCGAGTGCGAGGTGCGTGGGAATGTCATTCACTTTCTCCAATGGTTGGGGGTGGCGGGGGCGGGGCAAAGAATGCGGTGAAATCGGCGGCTTCCTGCTGCTCGCGGGCGGCTTTGCGCTCGGCGGTAATCTCGACGAGGTCGTTCGGATTGCCGTGGCGGGCGAAGCGGATCAGGAGCTTTTCCTGCTCGGTGAGCGGGAGAGGGGGCGCGGGGTGGCTGATGAGAGCGGTGGCTTCAGGCTGCGAGTCTGCGATGCGATTTGTCTGCGTGAGACGCGGTGGTGGTGCTGTGTGCGGTTGCAGCATAGGCGTGTGGGTGGTGATGGTTGCTGCTGCGATGCGGGGTTGCGATGTGTCGTTCGTAAGCGGGGTTGGAGGCGCTTGCACCGTGGGTGTTGTTGTGGGTTGGTGGCGGCGAGTCGCAATGATGGGGATCACGAGGGCGAGGGCGACGGCGCAGGTGAGCGGTATCCAGCGCCAGCGAGGTGTGGCTGAGCTGGCAGTGTGAAATGCGGGGGTTCTTCTTCGCCCAGCGAACCAGTTCGCCGGGGACGCGGTTCCTCGGCGAGCGTCCGACTCGCTCGGAACGACGCCTTCGGTTGCAGCATCGAGAGTGTTGAGGATGCGCCGCTCCAGGCCGTAGGGAGGCGCGGCCTGGGTGAGGGCGTGGAGGACACGGTCGATCGTGTGATCTGGATTGCGATCCTGAGTCATCGGTAGCCTGCTTTCTCGAGTCGGGCGCGCAGGCGGGTGCGTGCGCGGAAGAGGAGTCCGCGGACAGCGGCTGGGGAACGGCCGGTGATGGCGGCGATCTCTGCTGTGTCGAGCTCGTCGATGGAGGAGAGGAGGAGGGTCTGGCGTTCGAGTTTTGGGAGGCGTTCGATCTCGTCGAGTGCGGCGAGCATGTGGCGGCGCTCGTCGAGGGAGCGGTCGGCGGGAAGACCGGGGGCGATGAGGGAGTCGATGAATACGGAGTCGGTGGGGCGTGACTTGCGGCGGCGCAGGCGGTCGAGGGCGAGATTCCAGGTGATGCGGACGAGCCAGACGCGGGTGTCGCGGATGGCGGGCAGAGCGGAGGGGCGCTGGAGGACGCGGAGGAAGGTGTCCTGGACGACGTCTTCGGCTTCGGCGGGGGAGCGGAGGAGGGAGTGGGCGACGCGGAAGAGGAGGGCAGAGTGGGTCTCGACGAGAGCGGTGAGGTCAGCTTCCGACTCGGCGCTCTTGATGGACGACAGCAATGCCAGGCTTTCCTCGAACGATGCCATAGAGAGTGTTCTACAGCACAGACGCGTGGGGTCGCGTTGCGTTCGGAGATTTTGTGATTTGGGGTAGATGGTTGCTGGCTCTGTGGTTGTCTGGGGGGAATAGGGGCTCGACTGCGTCGCTTGGAGTGCTGTGCTCGGCATGACAGTTTGGCTGCCAAAGTTGTTCGTCGATCGCAACGGCGGTAGTCTTGCGGCATGCGACCCCTTCGGTATTCCATCAACATCACGTTGGATGGGTGCTGTGATCATCGAGCCATCGTTCCGGACGAAGAACTGCATCGTCATGCGGGCGAAAATTTGAAGCAGGCGGATGCTCTTCTTTTTGGCCGGGTGACTTACGAGATGATGGAGGCGGCGTGGCGGCAGCCGGCGCCGGCGGGAGCGAGGCCTGAATGGATGGAGCCCTTTGCCCGGACGATCGATGCGGCGAAGAAGTATGTTGTGTCGAGCACGCTGGACCGGGTCGATTGGAACGCGGAGCTGGTGCGCGGTGACCTGGAGAAGGCTGTTCTGCAACTGAAGCGGGAGCCGGGCAAAGGACTGTTTGTGGGAGGCGTGAAGCTTGCGCAGGCGTTGGCGGAGCTGGGATTGATCGACGAGTACGAGTTCATGGTGCAGCCCAGGCTGGCGGGACATGGGCCGACGTTGTTCGCAGGGCTATCGAAGCCTGTTCCTTTGAGGCTCGTGAGCCGGAAGGAGTTCGGCTCGGGCGCAGTGGCGATGCGGTATGAGCCGATACGATAGCGATGAGCTTGTTCGTTGCGTCGAATGCATCCGCCAGGTTGTCTCTGCGGGGCTAGTTGGGTCTCGCGGCTCCAGGATTCGATGCAGGAGCAGCTGTGCGGACTTTTACAGACATGGTATGTCTGGGGACGCCGTTGACGCTCGGTGAAGCCTTCAGGAAGGTTCCGGCCTGAGTATCGTGCTTCAGGTAGAAGTCGAGGAAGGCCTGCGTGTATTGCATGACCCAGGAGAAGGCGACTACGCCGTCGGCATAGTCGTAGTCTGCGACCTGCAGGTTGGTGAGTTCCTTCTCCCAAAGCTCTTCGTTGCGATAGGCGTTGGAGTAGAACTCGGGATGGAAGAGGCCCAGCATGTGCACGGTGATCAGGTCGCCGTGAAGCCACTGATTGAGAACGTTTGGCCCTTCGGCGTGAAAGCGGCTGTTGAGCTTGTCCTGATCTTCGAGGGATTGATCGCCTTCCTCGAAGTAGATCAGGGGAATTGTCATCTGGTCCGGGTGGACGGTTCCGGAGGCTTGAACCAGGCCGGGGAAATAGCGCTCGCTGCCGTCGAGTGAGACGAGTGCCTTGATGCGCGGATCGCGGGAAGCGGCGAAGAGATTGGCGAGTCCTCCCCAGCTGAAGCCTATGGCGGCTACCTTCGTCCTATCGGTGTCCGGAAGCGTGGCTGCGTAGTTGATCAGGAAGATGATGTCTTTAGCCTGAGCATCGACGCCTTGAAGATCGTGAGTGGATTCACGTGAGTTCGCTCCCATGGCCGGACTTGAGATCACAACATAACCGTGGCTTGCGAGGTATTCGCACAGGTCGGCATTCTGCCATGTCCCAGAGCTGAAGCTAGGAGAGTAGATGACGACGGGAAAGTGGCCATCTTCAAAATGCGCGTCACGGACGGCTGACATGACTTGTCCTGAGGCCTTTTGAAACCATTCCTGCAGGCGTTCCGTGTCTTTTGTTCGTGTGGGTTTGCCGAAGGTGGTTTCGGTTTCGATCATTGCGAGATAGTCCCGCATGGTCATCGTGGGTTGATCGCTTTTCTGCGCGGGATACCAGATAACCGTCTGCACAGGGCGAGGGTGTTCTGCCTGAGCTTGATCTGTGCCGAAGTTGCGTGTGCGGTCGTACTGCTCGACGAGCTTCACGCCGACGGCGTGTGGGCCGGGCTTTACCTGGAACTTTACAGCGGCGTAGTTTTGGGCGAGAACGGGTGAGATCGCTCCCAGAAGAATGCAATAAAGAGCTGCCAGGCGGCATAACGGCATGAGGTGCCTCATGTTTGGAATTACAGTCTTTGTACCTTTACGTCGTAGGGGAAGCATCCGTTCCATTCGCCGGATCCCCATGGCGGTGCGGGCGAAATGCGGGGGTTCCTCGCTTGGCTCGGAATGACACCTTCAAAACGCAGACAACCTGCAACTGACAACTAATCCACGGTGGCGATCATGGCTGCGAGCAGCGCGGTGCGTGGAGCGAGGTGCTGGATTTCGATGTGCTCGTGGGCGGCGTGGGCTCCGGTGCCTACGGCTCCCATGCCGTCGAGGGTGGGGATGCCGAGGGCGGCGGTGAAGTTGCCGTCGGAACCTCCGCCGGTTCCGGCCTCTTCGAGGGGGAAGCCGAGCTCGGCGGCTAGTTTTTTGGCCTGCTTGAAGAGGGCGACGGTGCCGGGCTTGCGCTCCATGGGCGGGCGGTTGATGCCTCCGGTGACGGTGAGCTTGCAGGCTTTGTCGAAGGGCTTGAGGGACGAGAAGAAGCGGTCGACTTTTTGTGCGTCGGAGGCGCGAGCGATACGGACGTCGATTTCGACGTAGGCTTCGGCGGCGATGACGTTGGAGCGGGTGCCTCCGGCGATGACGCCGGGGTTGACGGTGAGTCCGCGGCGGAGGTCGGTGAAGGCGGCGATCTTTTCGATCTGGCGGGCGAGCTCGAGGACGGCGGAGTGGCCGCGCTGGAAATCGACGCCGGAGTGTGCGCCGATGCCGGTGACGTGGACGCGATAGTTGCCGATGCCTTTGCGCGAGGTCTTGAGGGCGGCGGTTTTGCTATCGAGAATTTGGGCGGGTTCGAGGACGAAGACGGCGGAGGATTCGCGCGCGAGTTTTTCGGTGATGGGACGCGAGATGGGCGAGCCGACCTCTTCTTCGGAGTTGATGAGCAGGGTGACGGGGCGGCGGAGGAGGGAGAGTTTCTGGAGGACGGAGATGGCGGTGAGGGCCATGACGACTCCGGCCTTCATGTCGAGTGTGCCGGGGCCGTAGATTTTGCCGGCGTCTTCGCGCCAGGGCATGGAGCGGAGGGTGCCGTGGGGCCAGACGGTGTCAAGGTGCGAGAGCAGAAGGATGGGTTTCTGTCTGGATCGCTGCGGGCCGAAGCGGAGTTCGTAGACGTCGCCGAAGGGAGCGTCTGTGGTGGCATGGGCAGAATGCGGGGGTTCCTCGGCTTTGCTGCGCTTCGCTCGGAATGACACTTCTTCGTTGCCTTTTTGGCTCGCTCGGAATGACACTCTCCCTTTCTGCCGGTGGCGTTTGACGCGGGCTCCGAGGGCTTCGGCCCAGGTTGCGGTGAGCTGTTGGGCGGCGTTGACGGCGGCGGGGTCTTCGCTGGGGCTTTCGACGAGGACGAGCTCGCGGAGGTGTTCGAGGAGCCAGGGGGTTTCCTGCTGGGTACGGGCGAGGAGTTGGGCGAAGTCCATGCTAAGTCTCACTAGA is a genomic window containing:
- a CDS encoding DHA2 family efflux MFS transporter permease subunit, whose amino-acid sequence is MATTTLDLPGTDLPEPKQETATHHVAWKPKINPWIVAMTVTLATFMEVLDSSIANVALPHIAGGLGASQDEATWVLTAYLVANAVILPAGAYMTTFIGRKKFYMICVLLFGISSALCGLAPSLPLLVFFRILQGIGGGGLAPSEQAILADTFPPEKRGQAFAMYGLAVVVAPAIGPTLGGWITDNYDWRWIFFLNVPICLLSLFLTSRIVEDPPWVADQVKESQKGGIKLDFLGFGLLGLTFGSLEFILDKGQEDDWFSSPLITFFFFAMIIAFVIMIWWELRQLRVGHRPIVNLTLFKRRNFAIGFILMFVLGFSLYGTTVLIPQFVQTLLGYTAQLAGMVLSPAGLMMMAMMPVVGFLSSKVDPRKLMGYGFTMLTLALLLMSTMDLQISYGRLVFLRIFQASGLAFLFIPINMIAYIGVKQSESNDVSGLTNLARNIGGSCGTAFVATMLTRRTAAHETNMIRNLTPGNPAFVNQVKQLKEAFGGHGGGNPMLGDAAHTAQAWIYNQMHRQAGMLAYLDIIQYMCIFCACMLPLLFFIPKPPKNASPSAGH
- a CDS encoding protein kinase domain-containing protein, translated to MKLWSDYEGRTIAEVYPLKKLLRPEGRSAFFVTTNGTGTASLVRVIEAHFDESEILDRWRTISEIKQENLITMRKFGETVLDGTPLVYAVMEPTEISLAELLENRTLTTDEAKQLAASLLSALKALHERGFVHGQVEPANILAAGETVKLRSDCVKLAVDDPDGIGPNIAEQKAADVHAVSVVLLQALTGRTSLQGSATLLPSPFDGIIRNGLSGRWGLTEMTAALGPVSPIQVAEAVAQPAKPSAAPQTPVRPVEPAAKAEPVASTEANAPASTAVQENLFEKQTAVPGSSTPVAKPPATAPAPATATSPKAVAESLPAEKPAITQTPDVRHRIVKSVDEADQKRNRMIVAGIAALVLLALLIGWRMVRSEPGTSTNTPAIKPAATSSTPDATATAPAATKPSATKPLSAKTSANNRVAAVPASPIAAAVNNQAAGGKTQWRVVAFTYNHEDQAQHKAETLAKQHPSLNAEVFSPTGHAPYLVTVGGPMTREQAEAFKQQARNQGLPRDIYAQNYSH
- a CDS encoding zinc ribbon domain-containing protein, with product MHPDLEKMIVLQSLDIEARRLNDEIAELPRRVQKLAAEGEAAKKHLAAIVEGMAKEDALRRRQELDIKDHQQKAARLQKQMDVVTTTAQAAALEHEIAFAQNEVSRLEDEELASMERTETLELEKASAEETVANLTRRHGEESAKTAEALERDRALLAEVEAKRADLRPQIGENSLSMYDRIAKSRGTALSEGVDQKCSACQMLVRPQRWNDLRDRSNDELMLTCETCGRILYWDPARDAPQKKPAERQESIAASIVRASL
- a CDS encoding 5' nucleotidase, NT5C type, with product MKRIAIDMDEVMADALGEHLLRYNRDHEDQLTLADLQGKKLWEVVSADRHETLYGYLQSEDFFENLAVMPESQRVIKRLQQNYEVFIATAAMEVPASFAQKFRWLAKYFPTISPANIVYCGDKSILNADFLIDDNPRQLRRFKGEGILFTSPHNIDVKGYRRVNDWLDVEKLFLG
- a CDS encoding dihydrofolate reductase family protein, which codes for MKLSVFCGVSVDGFLARPDGALDFLEAGGQEPHGFEEFFASVDVVVLGRKTYEIVQGFGKWFYGSKQVVVLSSSGPLDFSVAKDGVIEQMAGEPAEIAARLRARGFKHAYIDGGITIQRFLAAGLIDRLVITRVPVLIGAGIPLFGAVPRDIPLRHVETRSYEGGLVQSEYEIDAAGSAKD
- a CDS encoding RNA polymerase sigma factor, which codes for MASFEESLALLSSIKSAESEADLTALVETHSALLFRVAHSLLRSPAEAEDVVQDTFLRVLQRPSALPAIRDTRVWLVRITWNLALDRLRRRKSRPTDSVFIDSLIAPGLPADRSLDERRHMLAALDEIERLPKLERQTLLLSSIDELDTAEIAAITGRSPAAVRGLLFRARTRLRARLEKAGYR
- a CDS encoding dihydrofolate reductase family protein — its product is MRPLRYSINITLDGCCDHRAIVPDEELHRHAGENLKQADALLFGRVTYEMMEAAWRQPAPAGARPEWMEPFARTIDAAKKYVVSSTLDRVDWNAELVRGDLEKAVLQLKREPGKGLFVGGVKLAQALAELGLIDEYEFMVQPRLAGHGPTLFAGLSKPVPLRLVSRKEFGSGAVAMRYEPIR
- a CDS encoding dienelactone hydrolase family protein, with translation MPLCRLAALYCILLGAISPVLAQNYAAVKFQVKPGPHAVGVKLVEQYDRTRNFGTDQAQAEHPRPVQTVIWYPAQKSDQPTMTMRDYLAMIETETTFGKPTRTKDTERLQEWFQKASGQVMSAVRDAHFEDGHFPVVIYSPSFSSGTWQNADLCEYLASHGYVVISSPAMGANSRESTHDLQGVDAQAKDIIFLINYAATLPDTDRTKVAAIGFSWGGLANLFAASRDPRIKALVSLDGSERYFPGLVQASGTVHPDQMTIPLIYFEEGDQSLEDQDKLNSRFHAEGPNVLNQWLHGDLITVHMLGLFHPEFYSNAYRNEELWEKELTNLQVADYDYADGVVAFSWVMQYTQAFLDFYLKHDTQAGTFLKASPSVNGVPRHTMSVKVRTAAPASNPGAARPN